The following are encoded in a window of Acidimicrobiales bacterium genomic DNA:
- a CDS encoding response regulator transcription factor: protein MTSPGPDAAGPQEDHSVDQAALSILLIDDHNVIRHGLRTLIETALGHRVLEAGGTEEGLAVLQSASVDLVLVDARMPGGDGITFLRRCKAARPALPVIVLSTYDTEDYVSGALENGANGYVLKDSTFDQLREAVDIAMSGRGTYLSPLVAQRLWSRTQRGVTGGNLDLSDRELEVLSELVAGARNTEIAANLYVSVKTVKSHLGSIFRKLEVTNRTEAVSKSIREGLVSPSARRAAS from the coding sequence ATGACTAGCCCTGGTCCTGACGCGGCCGGGCCACAGGAGGACCACTCCGTCGACCAGGCCGCGCTCAGCATCCTGCTGATCGACGACCACAACGTCATCCGCCACGGCCTCCGCACACTGATCGAGACCGCCCTCGGCCACCGGGTCCTCGAGGCCGGCGGGACCGAGGAGGGCCTGGCCGTGCTCCAGTCCGCCTCTGTCGACCTGGTGCTGGTGGACGCCCGGATGCCCGGTGGGGACGGGATCACCTTCCTGCGCCGCTGCAAGGCCGCCCGCCCGGCGCTGCCGGTGATTGTGCTGTCGACCTACGACACCGAGGACTACGTGTCCGGTGCCCTGGAGAACGGGGCCAACGGCTACGTGCTCAAGGACTCGACCTTCGACCAGCTGCGCGAGGCCGTCGACATCGCGATGTCCGGACGCGGCACCTACCTCTCTCCTCTGGTGGCGCAGCGACTGTGGTCGCGTACCCAGCGGGGAGTCACCGGTGGGAACCTCGACCTGTCCGACCGCGAGCTCGAGGTGCTCTCCGAGCTGGTGGCCGGAGCGCGCAACACCGAGATCGCCGCCAACCTCTACGTCAGCGTGAAGACGGTGAAGAGCCACCTCGGCAGCATTTTCCGCAAGCTCGAGGTGACCAACCGCACCGAGGCCGTCTCCAAGTCCATCCGGGAAGGTCTGGTCAGCCCGTCCGCTCGACGCGCCGCCAGCTGA
- the purM gene encoding phosphoribosylformylglycinamidine cyclo-ligase, with product MIEGRATYAGAGVDIEAGDKAVALIRDAVRSTYRPEVVGDIGGFGGMFALRAADYDQPVLVSSTDGVGTKAMVAAAAHRYGTIGIDLVAMCVDDIVCQGAEPLFLLDYLAVGKLDPETAAEIVEGVAEGCRRAGCALLGGEMAEHPGTTAPGEFDLSGFAVGVVERSEMLGRDRVRPGNKLVGLASPGLRCNGYSLARQVLGDEPAATDVLLEPSVVYAPAVLAVKQALGPGLHAAAHITGGGLVGNVPRALPDDADAVLDGRTWEVPEVFGRIRRAGRVDVGEMTRVFNLGLGMVLAVAPGSEERVVEVLEGAGCPAAVVGEVVAGSGEVRIEGLAL from the coding sequence GTGATCGAAGGCCGCGCCACCTACGCCGGCGCCGGCGTCGACATCGAGGCGGGGGACAAGGCGGTAGCGCTGATCCGGGACGCGGTGCGCTCCACCTACCGGCCCGAGGTGGTGGGGGACATCGGGGGCTTCGGGGGGATGTTCGCCCTGCGGGCCGCGGACTACGACCAGCCGGTCCTGGTCTCGTCGACCGACGGGGTCGGGACCAAGGCCATGGTGGCGGCGGCGGCCCACCGCTACGGCACCATCGGCATCGACCTGGTGGCCATGTGCGTGGACGACATCGTGTGCCAGGGCGCCGAGCCGCTGTTCCTCCTCGACTACCTGGCGGTCGGCAAGCTCGACCCGGAGACGGCGGCGGAGATCGTCGAGGGGGTGGCGGAGGGGTGCCGGCGGGCGGGCTGCGCCCTGCTCGGCGGGGAGATGGCCGAGCACCCGGGCACTACGGCCCCGGGGGAGTTCGACCTGTCCGGCTTCGCCGTCGGGGTGGTGGAGCGGTCCGAGATGCTGGGCCGCGACCGGGTGCGCCCCGGCAACAAGCTGGTGGGCCTGGCCAGCCCGGGCCTGCGGTGCAACGGGTACTCGCTGGCCCGCCAGGTGCTGGGAGACGAGCCCGCCGCCACCGACGTCCTGCTCGAGCCGTCGGTCGTCTACGCCCCGGCGGTGCTGGCGGTGAAGCAGGCGCTGGGCCCGGGTCTGCACGCCGCCGCCCACATCACCGGGGGCGGGCTCGTGGGCAACGTGCCCCGGGCCCTCCCGGACGACGCCGACGCCGTGCTCGACGGGCGGACGTGGGAGGTGCCGGAGGTGTTCGGGCGCATCCGGCGCGCCGGCCGAGTGGACGTCGGGGAGATGACCCGGGTCTTCAACCTGGGCCTGGGCATGGTGCTGGCGGTGGCGCCGGGGAGCGAGGAGCGGGTCGTGGAGGTGCTGGAAGGGGCGGGCTGTCCCGCCGCCGTGGTGGGGGAGGTCGTGGCCGGGTCGGGGGAAGTGCGGATCGAGGGGCTGGCGCTGTGA
- the pyrE gene encoding orotate phosphoribosyltransferase: MSTETLSPTRAALRDHLLEHAVMTGEFTLKSGRKSNWFLDVKQTCCRPEGMLLVADAMAEVIPTGATAIGGLTMGADPVAFCTAGVLAARGRPIKAFSVRKETKDHGAGGRIAGALEPGDRVVITEDAVTRGTSPMEAVEVVRAFGAEPVLVVAVVDRGGTCAAMCSEAGVAFAALLGAPDLGFAYGS; encoded by the coding sequence GTGAGCACCGAGACGTTGAGCCCGACGCGGGCCGCCCTCCGCGACCACCTCCTCGAGCACGCCGTGATGACCGGGGAGTTCACCCTCAAGTCGGGGCGGAAGAGCAACTGGTTCCTCGACGTCAAGCAGACCTGCTGCCGGCCCGAGGGGATGCTGCTGGTCGCCGACGCCATGGCCGAGGTCATTCCCACCGGGGCCACCGCCATCGGGGGCCTGACGATGGGCGCCGACCCGGTGGCCTTCTGCACCGCCGGCGTGCTGGCGGCCAGGGGGAGGCCGATCAAGGCGTTCAGCGTCCGCAAGGAGACCAAGGACCACGGGGCGGGCGGGCGGATCGCCGGCGCCCTCGAGCCGGGGGACCGGGTCGTGATCACCGAGGACGCCGTGACCCGGGGGACCAGCCCCATGGAGGCGGTCGAGGTCGTGCGCGCCTTCGGGGCCGAGCCCGTCCTGGTGGTGGCCGTGGTCGACCGGGGCGGCACCTGCGCGGCCATGTGCTCCGAGGCCGGAGTGGCGTTCGCCGCCCTGCTGGGGGCTCCCGACCTCGGCTTCGCCTACGGGTCCTGA
- a CDS encoding HAD family hydrolase codes for MIRAVTFDYWNTLMYEQAGAARNRRIDAWLGILEGVGFKVERERLHAVFEESWRRFTERWTANQQVRAARAAEEIVEDLGFRVPADVRRDLVEAFALGAHATELHSTEGIEECLAALRDAGVRIGIICDVGITPSVTLRRHLEDRGLLGYFAHWSFSDEVGVYKPDPVIFRHALAGLGGIDPADAAHVGDLRRTDIAGARAMGMTSVRYTGVFDDDNLPEPEGHLVTDDHRRLPDLLKVGP; via the coding sequence GTGATCCGGGCGGTCACCTTCGATTACTGGAACACCCTCATGTACGAGCAGGCCGGGGCGGCGCGCAACCGGCGCATCGACGCCTGGCTGGGCATCCTCGAGGGAGTCGGGTTCAAGGTCGAGCGGGAGCGGCTCCACGCCGTGTTCGAGGAGTCCTGGCGCCGCTTCACGGAGCGCTGGACCGCCAACCAGCAGGTGCGGGCGGCCCGGGCGGCCGAGGAGATCGTGGAGGACCTCGGCTTCCGGGTCCCCGCCGATGTGCGCCGGGACCTGGTCGAGGCGTTCGCCCTGGGAGCCCACGCCACCGAGCTGCACAGCACCGAGGGCATCGAGGAGTGCCTGGCCGCCCTCAGGGATGCAGGCGTGCGCATCGGGATCATCTGCGACGTCGGCATCACCCCGTCGGTGACGCTGCGCCGGCACCTGGAGGACCGCGGCCTTCTCGGCTACTTCGCCCACTGGTCGTTCAGCGACGAGGTCGGTGTGTACAAGCCCGACCCGGTGATCTTCCGCCACGCCCTGGCCGGCCTGGGTGGGATCGACCCGGCCGACGCCGCCCACGTGGGGGACCTGAGGCGGACCGACATCGCGGGGGCCCGGGCCATGGGCATGACCTCGGTCCGGTACACGGGCGTCTTCGACGACGACAACCTCCCGGAGCCCGAGGGCCACCTGGTCACCGACGACCACCGGCGCCTCCCCGACCTGCTCAAGGTTGGCCCCTAA
- a CDS encoding BldC family transcriptional regulator, producing the protein MTPAEVAAMFRVNPKTVTRWARAGKITAIRTLGGHRRFRASEISRCLEQMETEEV; encoded by the coding sequence TTGACCCCGGCAGAGGTGGCGGCCATGTTCCGGGTGAACCCCAAGACCGTTACCCGCTGGGCCCGCGCCGGCAAGATCACCGCCATCCGCACGCTAGGCGGCCACCGCCGCTTCCGCGCCTCGGAGATCTCCCGCTGCCTCGAGCAGATGGAAACCGAGGAGGTCTGA
- a CDS encoding sensor histidine kinase has protein sequence MAEPVVALDAPDLPAGADPSDLPAWDAAARRLGAERVILARPVVPDWSLSAGRLEPRDQLYRRVLGAPELTTGVVDTSLLGDAGRRLRAAGVRAVMVVDGPEPGTLLIAENPQPRSLGGSGAALVSALPTIRRRSGPEVVAAWVAELATLPAQALVSPAGATSLARAAQVDLVVLLWPGPDGSEACWGGADCGHASLPSIPWPPSPDDPDALAELDGLTARPPVSPWRLVPARRGQLVVALSPPPADLDAVEVCADLLAFDAERARLSPEGRQQSLLAERVRIAGLVHDGVTQQVSNVLIQLQLLELAAEDPVRLRETLDAARAATAAALEELRASIYELAPRPSAMGDLVPSLRDWCRDYTAQWGIRVTVDVEGEARQLPPETSMLAYAVVQEGLTNVRKHAGAESAAVRVRFAPDRLIIEVGDDGHGFVDAAPEPNGSGRRMGLRLLRDRIRSAGGTLDVVSRPGDGAEVAVRLPL, from the coding sequence GTGGCTGAGCCCGTGGTGGCACTCGACGCTCCCGATCTCCCCGCCGGCGCGGACCCGTCCGATCTCCCGGCCTGGGACGCCGCCGCCCGGCGCCTCGGCGCCGAGAGGGTGATCCTGGCCCGCCCCGTGGTCCCCGACTGGTCCCTGTCGGCGGGCCGCCTCGAGCCTCGCGACCAGCTCTACCGCCGCGTGCTCGGGGCGCCGGAGCTGACGACGGGCGTGGTCGACACGTCCCTGCTGGGTGATGCCGGCCGCCGCCTGCGCGCCGCCGGCGTGCGCGCCGTGATGGTGGTGGACGGACCCGAGCCGGGAACGCTGCTGATAGCCGAGAACCCCCAGCCGCGCTCGCTGGGGGGGTCCGGGGCCGCCCTCGTGTCCGCCCTGCCCACGATTCGGCGCCGCTCCGGCCCCGAGGTCGTAGCGGCGTGGGTGGCGGAGCTGGCCACGCTGCCCGCCCAGGCGCTGGTCAGCCCGGCCGGCGCCACCAGCCTGGCCCGCGCCGCCCAGGTCGACCTGGTCGTGCTGCTGTGGCCGGGGCCCGACGGGTCCGAGGCCTGCTGGGGGGGAGCGGACTGCGGCCACGCGTCCCTGCCGTCGATCCCGTGGCCCCCGTCTCCCGACGATCCCGACGCCCTGGCCGAGCTGGACGGGCTCACGGCCCGGCCTCCGGTCTCCCCCTGGCGGCTCGTACCGGCCCGCCGGGGCCAGCTGGTCGTGGCCCTGAGCCCGCCCCCCGCCGACCTGGACGCCGTCGAGGTGTGCGCCGATCTCCTCGCCTTCGACGCCGAGCGGGCGCGTCTCTCCCCCGAGGGGCGCCAGCAGAGCCTGCTGGCGGAGCGGGTGCGCATCGCGGGGCTGGTGCACGACGGCGTGACCCAGCAGGTCAGCAACGTGCTGATCCAGCTGCAGCTCCTGGAGCTGGCGGCCGAGGACCCGGTGCGGCTGCGCGAAACGTTGGACGCGGCGCGCGCCGCGACCGCGGCCGCCCTCGAGGAGCTGCGGGCGTCCATCTACGAGCTGGCGCCGCGCCCCTCGGCCATGGGCGATCTGGTGCCGAGCCTGCGTGACTGGTGTCGCGACTACACCGCCCAGTGGGGGATCAGGGTCACCGTCGACGTCGAGGGTGAGGCCCGCCAGCTACCGCCGGAGACGAGCATGTTGGCCTACGCCGTGGTGCAGGAAGGGCTCACCAACGTGCGCAAGCACGCGGGAGCGGAATCGGCGGCGGTGCGGGTCCGCTTCGCGCCGGACCGCCTGATCATCGAGGTGGGCGACGACGGGCACGGCTTCGTCGACGCCGCACCCGAGCCCAACGGCTCCGGCCGCCGCATGGGACTCCGCCTCCTGCGCGACCGCATCCGTAGCGCGGGGGGCACGCTCGACGTGGTCTCCCGCCCCGGGGACGGCGCCGAGGTGGCGGTCCGTCTCCCGCTCTGA
- a CDS encoding NAD-dependent malic enzyme: MGPPTTPRTPSSAYSICLRVESENRPGWLGRVTTAIGEAGGNIAGVEIVEMVAGRMVREVTVLAASEDHAAAIRTAVEAVPGAVVHEVWDRTFALHEGGKITVRSKLPLSTRDDLSMAYTPGVARVCTAVAKDPELAHRFTIKSNSVAVVTDGTAVLGLGDIGPLAALPVMEGKAQLFREFAGIDAFPVCLDIHSADELVESVIRLAPVFGGINLEDVAAPRCFEVEERLKEALDIPVFHDDQHGTAVVVLAALRNALTVVDRKMSDISVVIAGAGAAGVAIARILLNAGVSDIVAVDRKGTIYEGRGPLDVSKEWLATHTNTERRAGTLSEALQGADVLIGVSGPGLVTGEDLRGMGREPIVFALANPDPEVRPEDADGIAGVMATGRSDYPNQINNVLCFPGIFRGALDAGATDITEGMKLAAADAIAAVVDPERLSPSYVVPDVFDKRVAPAVATAVAAVARAEGVIRRT; this comes from the coding sequence ATGGGTCCCCCGACTACCCCGAGAACGCCCAGTTCGGCCTACTCCATCTGCCTGCGGGTGGAGTCGGAGAACCGGCCCGGGTGGCTGGGGAGGGTCACCACCGCCATAGGTGAGGCGGGGGGGAACATCGCCGGGGTCGAGATCGTCGAGATGGTGGCCGGTCGCATGGTCCGGGAGGTGACGGTCCTGGCCGCCAGCGAGGACCACGCCGCTGCCATCCGGACTGCCGTGGAGGCGGTCCCCGGGGCGGTGGTGCACGAGGTGTGGGACCGCACCTTTGCCCTGCACGAGGGCGGCAAGATCACGGTCCGCTCCAAGCTCCCGCTGTCGACCCGCGACGACCTGTCGATGGCGTACACCCCCGGGGTGGCCCGGGTCTGCACGGCCGTGGCCAAGGACCCCGAGCTGGCCCACCGCTTCACCATCAAGTCCAACTCGGTGGCGGTGGTCACCGACGGCACCGCCGTCCTCGGCCTGGGGGACATCGGGCCCCTCGCGGCCCTCCCGGTCATGGAGGGGAAGGCCCAGCTGTTCCGGGAGTTCGCCGGGATCGACGCCTTCCCCGTGTGCCTGGACATCCACTCCGCCGACGAGCTGGTCGAGAGCGTGATCCGGCTGGCGCCCGTGTTCGGGGGCATCAACCTGGAGGACGTGGCGGCTCCCCGGTGCTTCGAGGTGGAGGAGCGCCTGAAGGAGGCCCTGGACATCCCGGTGTTCCACGACGACCAGCACGGCACGGCCGTGGTGGTGCTGGCGGCGCTGCGCAACGCCCTGACCGTCGTCGACCGCAAGATGTCCGACATCTCGGTCGTGATTGCCGGGGCGGGGGCGGCGGGGGTCGCCATCGCCCGCATCCTGCTCAACGCCGGCGTCTCGGACATCGTGGCCGTCGACCGCAAGGGGACCATCTACGAGGGCCGGGGCCCGCTGGACGTCTCCAAGGAGTGGCTGGCCACCCACACCAACACCGAACGGCGGGCGGGAACGCTGTCGGAGGCCCTGCAGGGCGCCGACGTGCTGATCGGCGTCAGCGGGCCGGGCCTGGTGACGGGCGAGGACCTGAGGGGGATGGGGCGGGAGCCGATTGTGTTTGCCCTCGCCAATCCCGACCCCGAGGTGCGCCCCGAAGACGCCGACGGCATCGCCGGGGTGATGGCCACGGGCCGGTCGGACTACCCCAACCAGATCAACAACGTCCTGTGCTTCCCGGGGATCTTCCGGGGGGCGCTCGACGCCGGCGCCACCGACATCACCGAGGGGATGAAGCTGGCGGCGGCGGACGCCATCGCAGCGGTGGTCGACCCCGAGCGGCTCTCCCCCAGCTACGTGGTCCCGGACGTGTTCGACAAGCGGGTGGCGCCGGCCGTGGCCACGGCGGTGGCCGCCGTCGCCCGGGCCGAAGGGGTCATCCGCCGCACGTGA